One genomic region from Candidatus Nomurabacteria bacterium encodes:
- a CDS encoding FAD-dependent thymidylate synthase, translating to MNNEPTPYESGGQKGLFIVIEGTDGSGKSTQYKKLRKHLADSGYEVVDMHFPRYKEDSSYFVRQYLAGKYGSSDDVGPFTGSLFYALDRYQASNEIRNALSEGKIVLCDRFVGSNMAHQGTKFSNAEERRGYFIWLDNIEFITLGIPRPDLNFVLNTPLDIIVRRLNAKKQSSEAIQKDIHETNENHISKSIEVYKDLCNLFPKDFQRIDSSRGNEELTVDEIHNLIWEKVTPMLQPIKKDFDDTDKVLEKTDLGIIITDAGKRLLSESITNTDGNVYAFNENISPVTVAAAMARLSRRGDDMRVTLLDEFINKADKDKGLLKRVITAYGDDSVQQLVGQHVVVENASNLLTKKLEWGRLASYLEQSTRYIYFDQKDQNGNYRYHIPEYFDDKTKSQYISSLDSIFDLYSTIVHRLTDYVREKSSIPPESRDIAWKGATRAQACDAARPLLPVATTSTVGIFASGQALESLIMHLLSDELPEARNVGQQILEESRKVIPTFLERADKPDRGGATIAYMSNTKRSVKTLVSSLLQDSYSNDHRSVTLSNYWPKNELDVIPQMIYEHSNLSLHEIKHQINNLDYNQRCDIFNAYIGERLNRRHRPGRALEIPHYSWDIVCDYGIFRDLQRHRIVDDLQWQSLTPRFGYDIPELIESAGLVDLFEKCFSISLELFSLLQANNYATEAQYATLLGHKMRWKVTYNAREAFHLHELRTSPQGHPGYRKLVKEMHDKLCEVHPMLGQAMKFINQDEDPELTRLASERYTQFKLQQIDK from the coding sequence ATGAATAATGAGCCTACGCCTTATGAAAGTGGTGGGCAAAAGGGTTTATTCATAGTAATTGAAGGAACTGATGGTTCTGGAAAAAGCACGCAATATAAAAAGCTACGAAAACATCTTGCTGATAGTGGATATGAAGTTGTCGATATGCATTTTCCTAGATATAAAGAAGATTCTAGCTACTTTGTCAGACAATATCTTGCAGGAAAGTACGGGTCATCTGATGACGTCGGCCCATTCACTGGTTCACTTTTTTATGCCTTAGATCGCTATCAGGCATCAAATGAGATTCGCAATGCATTATCAGAAGGTAAGATCGTACTATGCGATAGGTTTGTCGGTTCAAACATGGCGCACCAAGGAACAAAGTTTAGCAATGCTGAAGAGCGTCGTGGATACTTTATTTGGCTTGACAATATCGAGTTTATAACACTTGGCATTCCACGCCCTGACCTAAACTTTGTACTCAATACTCCCCTGGATATAATTGTTCGAAGGTTAAATGCAAAAAAACAATCAAGTGAAGCAATTCAAAAGGATATTCATGAGACAAACGAGAACCATATTTCTAAGTCAATTGAAGTATATAAAGATTTGTGCAACTTGTTTCCAAAAGATTTCCAAAGAATTGATTCATCTCGAGGTAACGAAGAGCTAACAGTCGATGAAATACATAATCTAATATGGGAGAAAGTTACACCAATGCTTCAGCCAATCAAAAAAGACTTTGACGATACAGATAAAGTTTTAGAAAAGACAGACCTAGGTATAATTATTACAGATGCAGGGAAGAGATTACTGAGTGAATCAATAACAAACACAGATGGAAACGTGTATGCATTTAATGAAAACATTAGTCCAGTGACAGTGGCTGCCGCAATGGCAAGACTTAGCAGAAGAGGTGATGATATGCGCGTAACACTTCTGGACGAGTTTATTAACAAAGCCGACAAAGACAAAGGACTGCTTAAACGCGTCATAACAGCGTATGGCGATGACTCGGTTCAACAACTAGTTGGTCAACACGTTGTTGTCGAGAACGCTTCTAACCTCTTAACTAAAAAACTAGAATGGGGAAGGCTAGCCTCTTATCTTGAACAATCTACTAGATATATATATTTTGACCAGAAAGACCAAAACGGAAACTATCGATACCATATTCCAGAGTATTTTGATGATAAAACAAAATCACAATACATAAGTTCCTTGGACAGTATTTTTGATTTGTACTCTACGATAGTTCATAGATTAACTGATTATGTTCGCGAAAAATCAAGCATACCACCAGAATCTAGAGACATTGCCTGGAAAGGAGCAACCAGAGCGCAGGCGTGTGACGCTGCTAGACCACTATTACCGGTAGCAACAACATCTACGGTTGGAATATTTGCATCTGGTCAAGCGCTAGAAAGTCTAATAATGCATCTACTTAGCGATGAACTACCAGAAGCTAGAAATGTTGGTCAACAAATTCTTGAAGAATCAAGAAAAGTAATCCCTACATTCTTAGAGCGTGCAGATAAACCGGATCGTGGAGGAGCAACTATTGCTTATATGTCCAATACTAAGCGATCAGTCAAAACACTAGTAAGCAGTCTATTGCAAGATTCATACAGCAATGATCACAGATCTGTGACTCTTAGTAATTATTGGCCAAAGAATGAGCTAGATGTTATTCCACAGATGATATATGAGCATAGCAACTTATCTCTTCACGAAATTAAACATCAAATTAATAACCTAGATTATAATCAACGTTGCGACATCTTTAACGCATACATCGGCGAGCGATTAAATCGGCGACACAGGCCAGGGCGGGCGCTTGAAATTCCTCACTATAGCTGGGATATTGTGTGTGACTATGGGATTTTTCGTGATCTTCAAAGACATAGAATTGTAGATGATTTACAGTGGCAATCCCTAACACCACGATTTGGATACGATATACCTGAATTAATTGAATCTGCTGGCCTGGTCGATTTATTCGAAAAATGTTTTTCAATTAGTCTGGAACTATTTAGCTTACTTCAAGCCAATAACTATGCCACTGAAGCACAGTACGCAACATTACTAGGTCATAAGATGCGTTGGAAGGTCACCTATAATGCTCGTGAGGCTTTTCATCTGCATGAACTACGAACCAGTCCACAAGGGCATCCTGGGTATCGCAAGTTAGTGAAAGAAATGCATGATAAGCTATGTGAAGTACACCCTATGTTGGGACAGGCTATGAAGTTCATTAATCAAGATGAGGATCCAGAGCTAACTCGATTAGCATCTGAGCGTTACACTCAATTTAAATTGCAACAAATTGACAAGTAA
- a CDS encoding 50S ribosomal protein L10 yields MALTKDQKQLVVDEVSSLLEGSKMTIAVEYKGIGVKSLQQLRKSAKNNGTVIKVIKNRLVVKALQSNSKLKDVDINDLKGQLLYAFNGEDEVAPAQTLATFAKTNPSLRFVGAITAEGQFMSPDEVKVLASLPSKNELVAQVIATLTSPLNDVTNALSGNLHALLDGVESKVSA; encoded by the coding sequence ATGGCATTAACTAAAGATCAAAAACAGTTGGTGGTCGACGAAGTTAGCTCGTTACTTGAAGGCTCAAAAATGACAATCGCTGTCGAGTATAAAGGCATCGGAGTAAAGTCATTGCAACAACTACGCAAATCTGCCAAAAATAACGGCACAGTAATAAAGGTTATTAAAAACCGTTTAGTTGTAAAAGCACTGCAAAGTAACTCGAAGTTAAAAGATGTTGACATTAATGATTTAAAAGGTCAGCTTCTATACGCCTTCAACGGCGAAGATGAAGTTGCACCCGCTCAAACTTTAGCAACGTTTGCAAAAACTAATCCGTCATTAAGATTTGTGGGCGCAATCACTGCAGAAGGACAGTTTATGAGTCCTGACGAAGTAAAGGTTCTAGCCTCGTTACCAAGCAAGAACGAACTAGTTGCACAAGTTATAGCAACATTGACATCACCACTTAATGACGTAACAAATGCACTTTCCGGAAACTTACACGCCCTACTTGACGGTGTGGAGTCAAAAGTGAGCGCTTAA
- the rplL gene encoding 50S ribosomal protein L7/L12: protein MAKDLKKIAEELTSLTVLEVNELKTILKDEYGIEPAAAAVAVAGPATGGDDAGSAEEKSEFNVVLKDAGAQKVAVIKAVKEITGLGLGEAKAIVDGAPKAVLENAKKEDADNAKKTLEEAGATVELS from the coding sequence ATGGCAAAAGATTTAAAGAAAATTGCAGAAGAACTTACCAGTTTAACTGTACTAGAAGTAAATGAACTTAAGACAATCTTAAAAGATGAATACGGTATCGAACCTGCCGCAGCGGCAGTAGCCGTAGCTGGACCTGCTACAGGTGGAGACGACGCTGGATCCGCTGAAGAAAAGAGCGAATTCAATGTCGTACTTAAAGACGCTGGAGCTCAAAAAGTGGCCGTGATCAAGGCAGTAAAAGAAATAACTGGTCTTGGTCTTGGTGAAGCTAAGGCGATTGTTGATGGTGCACCAAAAGCTGTACTAGAAAACGCCAAAAAAGAAGACGCTGATAACGCAAAGAAAACGTTAGAAGAAGCTGGAGCTACCGTAGAGCTTTCATAA
- the dnaX gene encoding DNA polymerase III subunit gamma/tau, which yields MREALYRKHRPKRLDDVVGQPHITKTLQNAIDSNRISHGYLFAGPRGVGKTSVARILAHQINDFTYDSNNSNILDIVEIDAASNRRIDEIRELRDKIHTAPVSGKYKVYIIDEVHMLTKEAFNALLKTLEEPPEHVVFILATTEIHKVPETIISRTQHFTFRSVESESVIAHLDTIANQEGISIDRASLELIANYGQGSFRDSIGLLDQLSSLTEINEDSVNTLLGLPPHRLVRDISEALHNNKLTDLISLLDQSRFSGISANHLSSALIDYMKKELDNSLSEETIALALKLLNTSSSTDPDRYLELILIDYIVNRTVVNTPAQKSYTDANESKPNKDTSNTDIDTKSLSKSKISSKQNVVSQETDEPVSLDEESWNKILSELKKQYNTLYGIARMGRTEINNNTLTIYVRFPFHQKRLKEDKNAKIIHKVASQIIGSSVKINIEIDDGVSKQIDHSDTPDKSDISNVTKIFEGAELLES from the coding sequence ATGAGGGAGGCACTATACCGTAAACACCGACCAAAACGTCTTGATGATGTTGTTGGGCAACCACATATTACCAAGACGCTTCAGAATGCAATCGATTCTAATCGTATTAGCCATGGATACTTGTTTGCCGGCCCTAGAGGAGTGGGGAAAACGAGCGTTGCGCGAATCTTAGCTCATCAAATCAATGATTTTACTTATGATAGCAACAATAGTAATATTCTCGACATTGTTGAGATTGATGCCGCAAGTAACCGGCGAATAGACGAAATACGCGAACTCAGAGATAAGATTCATACTGCCCCAGTGTCTGGTAAATACAAAGTTTATATTATTGATGAGGTTCATATGCTTACAAAAGAAGCATTCAATGCACTTCTAAAAACCCTTGAGGAACCACCAGAACATGTCGTATTCATATTAGCAACGACAGAAATCCATAAAGTTCCCGAAACTATTATAAGCCGTACGCAACACTTTACTTTCAGATCCGTCGAAAGCGAATCTGTCATTGCTCACCTAGATACCATTGCTAATCAAGAAGGGATAAGCATAGATAGAGCTTCCTTAGAATTAATTGCAAATTATGGTCAAGGAAGTTTTAGGGATAGCATTGGACTGCTCGACCAGTTAAGTTCTCTTACTGAAATAAATGAAGATTCCGTAAACACTCTCCTCGGATTGCCACCCCATAGACTTGTGCGTGACATTTCAGAGGCGCTACATAACAATAAACTCACCGACCTAATTAGTTTACTCGATCAATCAAGATTCAGTGGAATCAGCGCAAATCATTTGTCAAGCGCGTTAATCGACTACATGAAGAAAGAGTTGGATAATTCGCTATCAGAGGAGACAATTGCGTTAGCCCTCAAATTATTAAACACCAGTTCTTCAACAGATCCTGACCGATACCTGGAATTAATCTTGATTGACTATATTGTCAATAGAACAGTTGTTAATACTCCGGCACAAAAATCATACACAGATGCTAATGAATCAAAGCCAAATAAAGATACTAGCAATACCGATATAGACACCAAATCATTAAGCAAGTCTAAAATTTCGTCAAAGCAAAATGTAGTTAGTCAAGAAACTGATGAACCGGTAAGTCTGGATGAGGAATCTTGGAATAAAATTCTTAGTGAGTTAAAAAAACAATATAATACACTTTATGGAATTGCCAGAATGGGCCGAACCGAGATCAACAACAACACATTAACTATATACGTTAGGTTTCCATTTCATCAAAAACGCCTAAAAGAAGATAAGAATGCCAAAATTATTCATAAAGTGGCATCCCAGATTATTGGTAGTTCTGTAAAAATTAACATTGAGATAGATGACGGCGTTTCTAAGCAAATCGATCATTCCGATACCCCAGATAAATCCGATATATCAAATGTGACTAAGATTTTTGAAGGCGCTGAGTTATTGGAGTCTTAA
- the dnaB gene encoding replicative DNA helicase has protein sequence MDTQNKIPPQNIDAETSLLGAILIDSDAIVKIADIIVPDDFYDQKNGLIYQSIKQLYESHSPIDVLTVADKLRSEGNLDVVGGAGYLTELTNYVPTAAHVEQYANLVNQKALRRRLIKASQNITSLGFDEAKSLQELIEEAEATLFEVSQKHVKQDIVSLETILGDSFDRLDELHKDKGKIRGVPTGFKDLDGILAGLQRSDLFILAARPSMGKTALALNLAHNVATKAGEPVLVFSLEMSKEQLVDRMLAMESGVDAWALRTGNLSDQDFELIAQAMGTLSEAQIYIDDTPGITVSDLRTKARREMHQRPLGLIIVDYLQLMSGGSKFGGDGNRVQEISEISRGLKGIARELNVPLIALSQLSRSVESRSPQIPQLSDLRESGSIEQDADVVAFIYREDYYNKESERQNITDIFIKKHRNGPTGAVELFFEKDKQRFRSLDTRHTVPFE, from the coding sequence ATGGATACTCAAAATAAAATTCCCCCACAAAACATCGACGCCGAAACTAGCCTGTTAGGTGCAATATTAATTGACAGTGATGCTATTGTAAAAATTGCCGACATCATTGTTCCTGATGATTTTTATGACCAAAAAAATGGATTAATTTATCAAAGCATTAAACAGCTATATGAAAGTCATAGCCCTATTGATGTTCTTACAGTAGCAGATAAATTAAGGTCAGAAGGCAATTTGGATGTTGTTGGAGGTGCCGGATATCTAACAGAGCTAACCAATTATGTTCCAACAGCGGCCCACGTAGAACAATATGCTAATTTGGTTAATCAAAAGGCCTTACGTCGACGTCTAATAAAAGCCAGTCAAAACATAACTTCACTTGGTTTTGATGAGGCAAAAAGTTTACAAGAATTAATTGAAGAAGCAGAAGCAACGCTTTTTGAGGTCAGCCAGAAACATGTTAAACAAGATATCGTTAGTCTTGAAACTATTCTTGGAGATAGTTTCGATCGTTTAGATGAACTGCATAAAGACAAGGGCAAAATTAGGGGAGTACCGACAGGGTTTAAGGATTTAGACGGGATTCTTGCCGGACTTCAAAGATCTGATCTTTTCATCCTGGCCGCCCGTCCTAGTATGGGTAAAACTGCTTTGGCATTAAATCTTGCCCACAATGTAGCAACAAAGGCGGGTGAACCAGTGTTGGTATTTAGCTTAGAAATGAGCAAAGAGCAATTAGTAGATCGTATGTTAGCAATGGAATCTGGAGTTGATGCCTGGGCACTTCGTACTGGAAATTTGAGTGATCAGGATTTTGAGTTAATCGCACAAGCAATGGGAACCTTAAGTGAAGCGCAGATATACATTGATGATACCCCAGGCATAACTGTTAGTGATTTACGAACCAAAGCACGTCGAGAAATGCATCAAAGACCATTAGGCTTGATTATTGTTGATTATTTGCAACTGATGAGTGGTGGTTCAAAATTTGGTGGCGATGGTAATCGTGTACAAGAAATTTCCGAAATATCCAGAGGACTAAAAGGAATTGCGCGTGAGCTCAATGTTCCACTGATTGCCTTAAGTCAGCTTAGTCGTTCAGTTGAGAGTCGTAGTCCTCAGATACCTCAATTGTCAGACCTAAGAGAATCAGGATCTATTGAGCAAGATGCCGATGTTGTAGCATTCATATATCGAGAGGACTACTATAATAAAGAATCTGAACGTCAGAATATTACTGATATATTTATCAAAAAACATCGTAACGGTCCGACAGGCGCAGTAGAGTTGTTTTTTGAAAAAGACAAACAAAGGTTTAGATCTCTTGATACTAGACATACTGTGCCTTTCGAATAA
- a CDS encoding YbaB/EbfC family nucleoid-associated protein, producing the protein MSRFDQAKMLLKVKKVQKELQKQIITVEQGDGAVKVEITGEQKIRKIHIDPDSVDLDDIGELERWIEDAVKDAISQSQKIAAEKMQPFMSMLGDLGL; encoded by the coding sequence ATGAGTCGTTTTGATCAGGCTAAAATGCTACTTAAAGTAAAGAAAGTCCAGAAAGAGCTACAAAAACAAATCATTACCGTTGAGCAAGGTGATGGCGCTGTTAAGGTTGAAATTACCGGAGAGCAGAAAATACGCAAAATCCACATTGATCCAGATAGTGTTGACCTTGATGATATTGGTGAACTTGAGCGCTGGATAGAAGATGCAGTAAAGGACGCAATATCCCAAAGTCAAAAGATTGCTGCCGAAAAAATGCAACCATTTATGAGCATGCTTGGCGATTTAGGACTTTAG
- the recR gene encoding recombination protein RecR, with amino-acid sequence MASALPPALLRVIESLRVLPGVGPRSAERYAYYLLKTNPDKSKQLAETLQKLHDEVSYCEVTFALIEKGQKLSPLYTNPSRDKQTIAVVAEPFDIIAIEKTSTYKGTYHVLGGLISPMDGIGPDQLTITQLLSRVEKDQVKEVILATNASVEGESTALYIQQQLEGINTKLTRLARGLPIGVDLEYADQITLTRALEGRQSL; translated from the coding sequence ATGGCGTCAGCTTTGCCACCCGCCTTATTACGAGTTATTGAGTCGCTACGAGTATTGCCTGGTGTAGGCCCTCGTAGCGCAGAGCGTTATGCATATTACCTCCTAAAAACAAATCCAGATAAGTCAAAACAACTTGCAGAAACCCTTCAAAAATTACACGATGAAGTGTCCTACTGCGAAGTAACTTTTGCATTAATAGAGAAGGGGCAAAAATTATCTCCACTTTACACCAACCCAAGTCGAGATAAGCAAACTATTGCTGTAGTAGCCGAACCTTTTGATATTATTGCTATCGAAAAAACCAGCACATACAAAGGCACGTATCATGTTCTAGGTGGTTTAATTTCTCCTATGGATGGAATTGGCCCTGATCAATTAACAATAACACAATTGCTTAGTAGGGTTGAAAAAGACCAAGTAAAAGAAGTTATCTTAGCCACAAACGCAAGCGTGGAAGGTGAATCAACAGCTTTATACATTCAGCAACAACTAGAAGGCATCAACACTAAGCTAACACGCCTAGCTAGAGGTTTGCCAATTGGTGTAGACTTAGAGTATGCCGATCAAATTACTTTGACAAGAGCACTAGAAGGAAGGCAAAGTCTATGA
- a CDS encoding DHH family phosphoesterase → MNLKGLKELLSSKKKILIAQADNPDGDSVASALALEQILYDMGNEPLLYCAIDIPKHLRHLPGWDRIDQEIPTNFEATIIVDCSSKSLFEIAEKSGELSWILSKPVIIIDHHDVSPTLDATITCNDIKAVSTGEVVYKIAQELNWPLSIEAKNMIAVSILSDSLGLMTESTTAQSIHIIAELVESGVKLAELEETRRQTMKKSIELTRYKGELLQRIQYSSDDRIATIVIPWEEIEKYSSQFNPSILVLDDMRLTDNVQIAIAFKTYNNNRITAKIRSNYGFPIANKLAEHFGGGGHQYASGFKVNTTDYNQIISECIEYTKKLLDQRKEKTSDETI, encoded by the coding sequence ATGAATCTAAAAGGCCTTAAAGAATTATTATCAAGCAAGAAAAAGATTTTAATAGCACAAGCTGATAACCCCGATGGTGATAGCGTCGCTAGTGCCTTGGCACTAGAACAAATCCTCTATGACATGGGGAATGAGCCTTTATTATACTGTGCAATCGACATACCGAAGCATTTACGACATTTGCCGGGATGGGACAGAATCGATCAAGAAATACCAACAAATTTTGAAGCAACAATAATAGTTGACTGTAGTTCTAAAAGTTTATTTGAAATAGCAGAAAAATCCGGTGAATTATCCTGGATATTATCTAAACCTGTAATAATCATTGACCATCATGACGTATCACCCACACTTGATGCTACCATCACCTGTAATGATATAAAAGCTGTGTCTACGGGTGAAGTGGTCTACAAGATAGCGCAAGAATTGAACTGGCCTCTTTCAATTGAAGCCAAGAATATGATTGCTGTTTCTATATTATCGGACAGCTTAGGGCTAATGACAGAATCTACTACCGCTCAAAGCATTCATATTATCGCTGAACTTGTAGAATCTGGCGTTAAACTAGCTGAACTTGAGGAAACTAGAAGACAAACAATGAAGAAAAGTATTGAACTAACGCGATATAAAGGGGAATTACTGCAACGAATACAATATTCAAGTGACGACCGCATTGCAACAATAGTGATTCCTTGGGAAGAGATTGAAAAATATAGCTCTCAATTTAACCCATCCATACTTGTCCTTGACGACATGAGACTTACGGATAATGTACAAATAGCAATTGCATTCAAGACATACAATAATAATCGTATAACCGCCAAGATTCGTTCGAATTATGGATTCCCAATTGCGAATAAACTAGCAGAACATTTTGGTGGTGGTGGGCATCAGTATGCTAGTGGGTTCAAAGTAAATACTACTGATTATAATCAAATCATATCTGAATGTATTGAATATACAAAAAAACTATTAGATCAACGTAAAGAAAAGACTTCGGATGAAACTATATAA
- a CDS encoding cysteine--tRNA ligase, producing the protein MKLYNSLTKTIDVVKPLEGNTIRMYTCGPTVYDSAHIGNLSSYIFADTLKRTLKSAGFKVEHVMNFTDVDDKTIKRSQEMHPDQSPLMALRKLTRYYEQKFLQDMKDIGNSIEDIEFVRATDMIPAIQVLISSLYEKGFAYIAEDGIYFSIDAYKKSGKTYGQLLNLDDMNIQKERISNDEYDKEYIHDFVLWKKKKSSEPSWEFHIDNQNIPGRPGWHIECSAMSTSHLGQPFDIHTGGIDLTFPHHENEIAQSTAGREDKLYAKFFAHNEHLLVGGKKMSKSLGNFYTLDDIKQKGIDPKAFRLMVLQSHYTKQSNFTWDNLQSASSRLKDLKSIADLRWQPDATQQSNVDISIKDISFALYNNIDTPKALSNLSLQLDRIVNDSISDSDVKVISSFLQSIDELFGLQLLNSTDIKPEQKELIQKREQARRSKDWILADKIRKQLAQEGIELKDYPDRSIWSRSR; encoded by the coding sequence ATGAAACTATATAATTCATTAACTAAAACAATCGATGTAGTCAAGCCACTTGAAGGCAATACTATCAGGATGTACACCTGTGGTCCGACTGTTTATGATAGCGCTCATATAGGTAATTTAAGTTCATATATATTTGCGGACACACTAAAAAGAACATTAAAATCCGCAGGCTTTAAGGTTGAGCACGTAATGAACTTTACCGACGTTGATGATAAAACTATTAAACGTAGCCAAGAAATGCACCCAGACCAATCGCCATTAATGGCGTTACGCAAACTTACTCGTTACTATGAGCAAAAATTCCTTCAAGATATGAAAGATATAGGGAATTCCATAGAAGATATCGAGTTTGTTCGTGCTACTGATATGATTCCTGCGATACAAGTGCTCATCTCGTCACTTTATGAAAAGGGTTTTGCATATATTGCTGAAGACGGTATATATTTTTCGATTGATGCTTACAAAAAATCTGGTAAAACATACGGACAGTTATTGAACCTTGATGATATGAATATCCAAAAAGAACGCATCTCAAACGATGAATATGACAAAGAATACATACATGATTTTGTGCTATGGAAGAAGAAAAAATCGAGCGAACCAAGCTGGGAATTTCATATTGACAATCAGAATATCCCTGGTAGACCTGGCTGGCATATTGAATGCTCCGCCATGAGCACATCACACTTAGGTCAACCGTTCGATATACATACGGGAGGGATTGACTTAACATTTCCGCATCATGAGAACGAAATCGCACAAAGTACAGCCGGACGCGAAGATAAACTTTACGCTAAATTCTTTGCGCACAACGAACATCTACTTGTTGGTGGCAAAAAAATGAGTAAATCATTGGGTAACTTTTATACCCTCGATGATATTAAACAGAAAGGCATAGATCCGAAGGCATTCAGGTTAATGGTTCTTCAGTCTCATTACACCAAACAGTCTAACTTCACCTGGGATAATCTACAATCAGCAAGCTCAAGACTAAAAGATTTAAAATCTATCGCTGATCTAAGATGGCAACCAGACGCGACCCAACAATCCAATGTTGATATTTCGATCAAAGATATATCTTTTGCCCTCTACAACAATATAGACACCCCGAAGGCACTCAGCAATTTGTCACTTCAACTTGATAGGATAGTGAATGATTCGATTAGTGATTCCGATGTTAAGGTTATTAGTTCCTTTCTGCAATCAATAGATGAGTTGTTCGGACTACAATTACTAAATTCTACCGATATCAAACCTGAACAAAAAGAATTAATCCAAAAAAGAGAACAAGCAAGAAGATCCAAGGATTGGATATTAGCGGACAAAATCCGTAAGCAGTTAGCTCAAGAAGGGATTGAGCTTAAAGACTATCCAGATCGATCAATTTGGAGCCGTAGTCGATAA
- a CDS encoding AI-2E family transporter, whose protein sequence is MSKHNETVTITFTNKTVIRVVIFVAVAFLLIGFISRISTALKLVLISAFLALALNPIVSFVCKQLPNKSRVQATIVTYLCALLVFVGFVALVIPPLVSQSVDFVDQIPISVEDFRNNDSPIVEFIQTHNLTNAYTQSISDIKDNLGSVTNRAFSLATLIGSGLVSVITVLVMTFMMLIEGPRWLARYYTMISSKKLEKHKQMISSMYRMVTGYVIGQLVVATIASIFAFFALSIASTILHVNINPIAMAGIVGLLGLIPMIGNIMASVIVVISCLFVSLPLAIVMTIFFIIYQQVENATLQPYIQSRYNELTPLTVFVSAIIGVSIAGFLGALIAIPVAGCIRIYLKSTYGETLAPSLKE, encoded by the coding sequence ATGAGCAAGCATAACGAAACAGTTACGATAACCTTTACCAACAAGACGGTTATTAGGGTTGTAATTTTTGTAGCGGTTGCCTTTTTGTTGATTGGTTTTATTTCAAGAATATCTACCGCACTTAAGTTAGTCTTGATTTCGGCATTTCTGGCATTAGCGTTAAACCCTATAGTTAGCTTTGTTTGTAAGCAATTACCTAACAAAAGTAGGGTGCAAGCCACAATAGTAACATATTTATGTGCGTTATTAGTATTTGTTGGGTTTGTGGCGCTGGTTATTCCACCGCTGGTTAGTCAAAGCGTGGATTTCGTCGATCAAATTCCAATCAGTGTAGAAGATTTTAGAAATAACGACTCACCAATAGTCGAATTTATTCAAACTCATAATTTAACTAATGCATATACTCAATCAATTAGTGATATTAAGGATAATCTGGGGAGTGTTACTAATCGAGCCTTTTCTTTAGCAACCCTTATAGGTAGTGGCTTAGTGTCTGTTATTACAGTTTTAGTTATGACATTTATGATGTTGATCGAAGGGCCAAGGTGGCTGGCAAGGTACTACACAATGATTTCCTCGAAAAAATTAGAAAAACATAAACAGATGATCTCAAGTATGTATAGAATGGTAACTGGTTATGTGATCGGTCAATTAGTGGTTGCAACCATTGCTTCAATTTTTGCCTTCTTTGCGCTTTCTATTGCTAGTACTATTTTGCATGTAAATATTAATCCGATAGCTATGGCTGGTATTGTAGGATTGCTTGGGTTAATCCCGATGATCGGCAATATAATGGCTTCGGTTATTGTAGTAATTTCTTGTTTATTTGTGTCATTGCCTTTAGCAATTGTTATGACGATTTTCTTCATCATTTACCAACAGGTAGAGAATGCAACACTACAGCCATATATTCAGTCTAGATATAACGAACTTACCCCTTTAACCGTTTTTGTTTCGGCAATTATTGGAGTAAGCATCGCTGGATTTTTAGGTGCGCTTATTGCAATACCGGTTGCTGGATGTATTCGAATATATCTAAAAAGTACTTACGGCGAAACACTTGCGCCTTCGTTAAAAGAATAA